A window of Micromonospora eburnea genomic DNA:
CTGCGCGCACGAGGCGCACATCCGGCGACTGGTCGCGGTCGGCAGCCACCCCGAGCGGCGGGACGGCGTCGTGGTGGAGGTGCCGGGCTCGAAGTTCATCGACGGCATCGGGTCGACTGAGATGGGCCACTCCGCCTTTCAGATCACGCACCGGCTCGGCAGCGACCGGTACGGCCGCTGCGTCGGCAAGCCGTACCCGTTCGCCGACGTGGCCCTGCTCGACCTGGAGACCGGCGAGCCGGTGCCGGACGGCACCGTGGGCCACGTCGCGCTTAAGTCGCCGACGCTGGCCCTGGGCTACTGGAACGACTCGGTGACCACGTTCCGGACCCGGTTCGCCGGCTACTACCTGACCGGCGACCTCATGTACAAGGACGCCGAGGGCTACTACTACCACGTGGACCGCGCGGTGGACGCGGTCGACCTGGGCGGCGGGGACCGGCTGTACACCGCGCTGTCCGAGGAGCGGATCCTGGCCCGCTGCCCGGACGTGCGCGACTGCACGGTGGTGGCCGGCCCGCAAGACGGGCGGGTGGTCACCGACGTGCTGCTGATGCTGGAGGCTGGCGCCGATCCGGGCGCGGACCGCGGCCCGGCGATCCGGGAGGCGCTCGGCGCACCCGCGGCCGCGACGCTGCGGCACATCACGGTCGCCGACGAACGGGACATCGTCTTCGGGCCGACGGGCAAGGTGCGCAAGTTCCTCATGCGCCAGCGTCACCTGGCCAAGGCCGGCGCCTGAGGAGGGGGATGTGACGGGGTGGGGGGACGTGTGAAAGCTCTGGGACGGCTAACGCGCACGGGCGCGCTGGAGGACGAGGTGGTCGAGCAGTTGGGTCAGCCCGTCGTCCCGCGGCGCCACCTCCAGCGCCGGATCGTCCGCGAGGATCGCCTGCTGGAGCAGGTGCAGCCGCTTCGACGGCTCCAGCCCCAGTTCCTCCACCATCGACGCGCGCAGCCGGTGGAAGACCGACAGGGCCTCGCGCCGCTGGCCGCTGCGGTGCAGCGCGACCATCAGCTGCGCGCACAGGTTCTCGTTCAGCCCGTGCTCGGCGATCAGCATGGTGAGCTCGGCCAGCACGTCCTGGTGGTGGCCGAGCCGCATACGCGCCTCGATGCACTGCTCGATGGTGTTGAGCCGGACCTGCTCCAGGGCCTTGAGCCGGGGCTCGGCCACGGCACCGGCGCGTACGTCGGCCAGCGCCGGGCCGCGCCAGAGTGAGCAGGCGCGCACCAGCAGCGCCGCCGCGTCAACGTTCTCGCCGGCCGCCAGGGCGCGCCGGCCGGCCGAGGCTAGCTGCTCGAACAGGCGCAGGTCGAACTCGTCGGAGCCGACCCGCAGCACGTAGCCGCCGGGGACGGTGACCAGCACCCGCTTGGCCACCTCGGTGACCGAGATGCCGAGCAGGCCGGCGAAGCACTTGCGGATCTGGAGCACGTAGGTCTGGAGCGTTGTCAGCGCGCTGACCGGCGGGGACGCGCCCCACAGATCCTGGATCAGCGCGGAGACCTGCACGGTCTGGTCCGCGTTGAGTAACAACAGGCCCAGCACGCTGCGGGGCTTCGGGGCGGTCGGTGTGGCGACGTGACCGGCGTGGGCGAGCACGAGCGGTCCCAGAATCTGGATTTCCATTGCCTCTCCCCCAGAGAGCGATCTGCTTTCTTCTCGACGTGCTGCTGTGGGGACCCGAATGAAAGCGACAGCCTTACCTATCGCCATGGATGGACGCCACTTCCACGAGGCACTCACGTCTTTCTGCGCCGTGGGTGCACGAGGTTCGGCTGAGAGGATAGCCGGTTTTTGGACCACCGTCGCAGATTACTCAAGCCATCTTCAAGGACCGACGGAAACACTGAGGTCAGGCCGCCTGACGAAGCCGAAAATGAGAGACCGGACGCATAACTAGACGCGAATCGGCACAATTGAAAACCTTCACTCATAAGACGGGTGTCAATTGCCCTGAAGGGCATTGACTGCCTGTTCCCCAGGGCAAACGAGATCAGGACCGGCGCCGTCGCAGCCCGGCGGCGCCGGTCCGCCAC
This region includes:
- a CDS encoding AfsR/SARP family transcriptional regulator, producing MEIQILGPLVLAHAGHVATPTAPKPRSVLGLLLLNADQTVQVSALIQDLWGASPPVSALTTLQTYVLQIRKCFAGLLGISVTEVAKRVLVTVPGGYVLRVGSDEFDLRLFEQLASAGRRALAAGENVDAAALLVRACSLWRGPALADVRAGAVAEPRLKALEQVRLNTIEQCIEARMRLGHHQDVLAELTMLIAEHGLNENLCAQLMVALHRSGQRREALSVFHRLRASMVEELGLEPSKRLHLLQQAILADDPALEVAPRDDGLTQLLDHLVLQRARAR